The Colletotrichum destructivum chromosome 8, complete sequence genome includes the window TATCAGTTGGCAGCTGCCTAgcacaagctggagcttctgtAGGCCTAGGTTGCTAATACTGCAgtaagaaaaaggagggcagtccagctggatccaaacaccaagttcgctaacatcaaggacatccagaaggcctAAATTAAGGCTagcgaaaaagaggatattacAGATAGATCCAGCGAGTCTAATTTacctagtgaagctgaaagctgtattgtgGTGGCATCTAGGTGCAGTTAATAGTTAATTGAACAtactggtgttggtgggaatGCCCTCTTTTTTGGGTGGTCggaatgggggggtggtcggaaagtgggtatgtgacGTTAACTTAAACTCAACACCTCATCCTCAGTGTCAGGATTCTCGTAATTATTCCATGGTCAAGACATGTAAGACGTTTGACTTGACCAGGTATCGTGCGCTCCACTGTGATTCCTAACTCAACAAAGCTCCTCCTATATTCTACAATACCGTGACAAATAACCCTTTTCACACCGCGCCACCAACCAGCCATGCGGCATTGGTGCCGGCACCGACAGCGGAAATCTTAGCCTTCCGATTCAATTTCTTGTAATCCTCAACCTGGGAGATTCCGACAACCACAAGTTCCTCAACCGTCTGCTGGTCAAGTCCATCTCTCCAGATGCAAATAAGCCCGTTCAATTGGTTGTCGTCGATCGCCACTGACATGACCAGATCCGACTCGTCCCTGAGCTCCCACGAAGCCTCTCCATACGCAACCATACCTGTTGGTTTCCAGTGCAAACGACCGAGCCCGCCGCTCGACTCGTAGTGTCCCTCGTTTGCCTTGATGACGATCTCATGATTGCGCTGCGGAAATTGGATTTCGGTCTTGAGGGGAAAGGTGTGGAAGTCGATCACGGCCACTTCCCTGTCTCCGTCGACAGGCGCCGTGACATCACACTTGTCTCCCCATACTCCGAGTACGGCTCGTCGTTTTACTTCGTAGCGCGATGTCCTGTCGCCCTCCCTGTACGCCCAGGATCCGGCGGTGGCCTTGGAGGACGGTGTAATGCATTTCCAACGCAGGCTGCTCGGTGCTGCGTCGCGAGTCCGGTGTTGTGTCTGCGCGCACAATGTATTTTTCAAGCCAGGCGGGGGCCATGTTGGGGTTTGAGGGGATAGTTGAGAGTTGTGCAAAATAGACAGTGTCGCAGGATgtgcttctctctctctctctctctctctctctctttcaaGAGGTTTAGAAATGTAGAGTGGCTCAGAAGTTACTAATCTTGAGTGAGAGAAGGGGTGAAAGTGAGGCGTAGAATACTTCAGTGTTTGGAATTCATTGTCACAAAAAGGGAACTACAATTGCAAAGCAGCAATTGCGCCATTTATATCCTGTGACATTTATAGATGTCTGGCAGCGTCTACTACAATCCATCAGTCTGACAGGAGCGCTGTCAAAAACGTGGGAGAGTGGATGCGCCGGTGCGGGAAAATGGGTGCTGAGCGTCGGGGACACGACCCCTGCCAGCCATGTGGACAGGAGTGGGGCAGTTGCTCGGTTGCCATGAGGTAATATTATTTACCGAAAGGAGGTATTGAAATGAACTCGCCTATatcggaagaggaggcgggTCTGCTGGTCTCTTGCGGCCGGCTCCGGGGCGAGAAGGTCGCCGGAGCCCATGTTCACGATGCTCCTCTTCTATTGCCTACAGTCTCCTGTTTCGTCCGCTCCACCCGCGCCGGCTGCGCCGTCCCTGAGGCGCCCGAACCATCTCTGGAATTGTTTGGGTCCGGGCCCGCCAGATCCTGTTTCCTTCTGAACCGCCAACATTGTTCGAGATTTGCACAGAATAAACTAAGGACTAGTATCTTTGGTTCAGAAGGTGATGGCAATGCCTGTATGATAGCCAATCGAGTTTAAGTGCTTTTGAATACTGGAACATTTTGAGAGACGGAGTTGGAACTAGTAGTGAAGAGTCACAATTGTAACTACTAACCAGTCTGCTTATATTAAAAACCAAGGTACGATTAGAGGGGGCGCAGAATGAATCATCTATGCCCTTGCTGGCTGCTCGCGACCGCTGATTCGTCTCTCGAGCCACATCTGGACAAGGTTCACAAGGAATGGCGGTCCTTGGAGGAACACCCAAGATCAAATTGGTCAAACTATCACTTAAATGGTGTCAACACACTCTGCAATAATAATGTGGAAGTTCCATCTTTGAAAGGTGCGTCTCTTGCACTAGCACTCACAGACGGCCATAACAATCTTGGCGCGGTGCTAAGCTGCTGCAACTGGGAAATTGGGGCTTTTTTAGGCAAGCCTGACTTCTGGATCCATTGAAGCCTGCAATTGGCAACATGATCAAAACTTGGCTGCAGAATCTGATTGGAGACCTGTTGGGTCTTTCCTGGTTACAGTGTGACCAGCCGGGACTCCAAGAGGGTATTCAGACCTTTCTAAACAATCTGACGGGGTTATACAGAATGCGGCGGCTTGAATTCAAGTATGTCAAGACATATCAACCTTCATCGAGAGGTAAAATTCTACACTGTAggcagaaaaaaacaaaaaacagCAGTCGAATCTTCCGAATTCTATCTGAAGCCAAGGACTGGGTTGATACATCCGCCGCCGTGACAGCTATCAAGTGACACAGACGTGTGGCTTGTGCCATCCAAAGTGGCTGACGAAGTATTGGTGCTTCACACATCATCATGCTTGGCGATTCAGCTCAGCCACGACCCACAGGTCAGGTGACATTGTACCCAGTTGACTGACGTCGTTAAATTGATTAAAAGCGCCCCTCTCTTGATGTACGCAGTGTTTTCCAGAAATTTCCCAGTGACCACCAGAATACTTTTTGTAACTATCTCAACAACCTGTGTTGCCGTTGTCAGCTCAAAACCATGGGTTGGAAAGATCACCTGAAGCGTCTCAAAAATGAGGTTGAGCAGTTGATTGCGGAGCCGGGGTCCCAATCCTCGCAGCAGTCTCAAGCCCCGCCctctcagcagcagcagcagcagcagtatcAACAGTATGCGCagccgccccctcccccgccgcagcagcagccgatGGGTGGACAGCCTGGTCATGTTTACTGGCAACCCCAGTTCCGACCCGATGTGCCCGTTACCCAGGACTGGGACGGGAAGATTGGCAATGGGACGGATGGTTGGGGCAACCAGGAGCTGCAGCATTACACTGCCGAGCAGCAGAATGTCTTCTAGTAAGTTTGGCATGTATTCAAGGGTCAGTTAGAGTTCCTTTAGCGCTGATACTCTTTGGGCAGCACTCCAGATGGGAAGCTCGTGCTCCGAGCCCTCGCCAACAGTAGCTGTCCCAACCACGAGCAGAAGTACACGTCGGCCCGTTTGGTGAGCAGACAGACGCTGGCACGTGACCAGGGAGTGTTGACCGCTGTCATCTTGTCTCCCTGTGCTGAGGGTATCTGGCCGGCCTTCTGGCTTCTTCCACAGGAGCCGTTTGCATGGCCTACCGATGGTGAAGTTGACATTGCTGAGACCTGGAACGGAGATTGCGAGAACCACTCGTGCCTTCACTGGGGCCAGCATCACGAGCCGGACAAACATCGCGTTCTTGGGACTAAGATTCCCGATATGCAGTACCGACCTGTGAGGTACGACCTAGCGTGGGTGCAGCCAGGTGGGCAACCCGGGCAGGGTAGGATGATTTGGTACATCGACGGAAGACCGGTGATGAAGGGGGATATTCCGGCTGGAACCCGGCCTATGAGAGACATGACCATTTTGCTGAATGTGGCGATGGGAGGCAATGTTTGTGGTGGAAAGACTCCGAGGGATGGATATTACGACATGGTCGTGCACCAGCTATTCATGGCGAGTGAGCCCGAGTACGGGGGTTGGCAGAGGTTCGAGAACGACTGGGCACACACGCAACTGGGCAACACATACTAGGTCTCTACAACGGCAATATTGTCGGAGTATCTACTTGTAGTTTGAAGAGTTCTTGCCGACAACgcagggggggcggggcagacgatggcggcgcaggagAGGGCAAACTGTGGCCGCATAGTGGGCAAAGACGCTTGGATCGAGCAGCATCTTTGtgtggccgacgatgacatgCCAGGCACGGGCAACGGAGACCGTATTGAATACTGTTCGGAGAGCCTGATCCAGCCTCAACCGGCGTACACTTGACGTTTACCTAGAAACATGAAGGCAACCCACAGACACTCTTCCTACCTCGCCAGGTGTGTTTTGTCGAAGCAGTAGTCTCGTTCAAGCTGCGTGTTGCCAACGTACTGTGCGGTGCTGACAGGATACGCTTCAATCGATCGAACTGCTGGGCAAGAAGATGAGGTCGAGGTCTCTATGGAAGGGGCGACTAGGCATACTCGGGTGCTATTGCGTTCGGTATGACACCTGTGTTTAAAGAGAAGCAGTTTAATGATGCAAGGTTGAAGTCAGTCATAAGTTGTTATGGTGGATCTGCTGCACTACGTCTAGGTACTAGCGGCGTGGCGgtgaagggaggggggggtggcggGACTACTGGCGGGCAGCCGGGGTGTGAATAGGGAGGcagcggaggcggcggaggcgttTGGTGGTGGTTTCGGGGGCCAGCAAAGGCCGTGGGCGGGGCTTCGGTGACCGGGCGCAGGGGAAGATTGCGGCGGTTCGAAGGGGGAATTGCAGCCGCCAAAtcattgctgctgctgtcaaCTGATCTCTCTTCAACGTCTCCAATCCCACACCCAAAAGGCTTGTAATGCAACCAATTCAATCAGAACTTGGCCCGCGGTCATTGAACCGAAATCCGACTAGGACCGGCTGATCGGACTCGTCGATCCAGATTTTGCCTCCGCTTCTGCAAGGGGGGAATTACGTGCGGATTTGCCAAAAAGATCCCTTATGTAAGCGGCGAGTGATGACCTGTGGCCACCGCCCATGACACCATTGtttacctaccttacctacccttACCGGCCTGGGAACCGAGAGCCATAGGTGGGTGTCTACAGCCCACTATGTTGTCGCATGAGCAGGCCGCCGCTTATTCTCCTGTGTATCCGTAGTGTAGTTAGTAACGCTGTGGTTGGCTGCTTGGCTTGATGGCCGTGGGTTGATTTAACGCTTCACGGGGTTTTTCGTCGAGCCGATATGCCGTCGGCATCGATCGATTCACCCGGCCAGTCCACTTGAGCCCGGCGACTACTGCCAACGCGGTTCCCCGTATGGAGGAATCCCGTATGCGGGCATTTTCTTGGCTGTCTACCTCTCGTATGATTAATCATTTATTCTTACGACTTGTATCTCCGACGTGCATAATCAAGACGAATCACGTGCGGGGATGGAGACCTAACGTGTGGTGCTGAAACTACATAATGGGTGAGATTCGTCCGAAGACACTTCAACTCATATCCCCACGAACAACTACTCACTCAATCACGCAAAACTTTTGCCCTCTCGTTTCAAAATGGCCGAGACTATCAACCCTGACTACCTAGTCATTGGCGCGGGTGCCATGGGAATGGCATTCGTCGACACCCTTCTCACAGACTCCCAAAAGACGGTGGCCATTGTCGATCGCTATGCTCGCCCGAGCGGGCATTGGACCGTTGCGTACCCTTACGTGCGCCTCCACCAACCTTCCTCCTGCTATGGAGTCAACTCCAAACACCTCGGCCAGGACCGCATCGACCAAGTGGGCTGGaacgagggcctcgtcgagctcgcgtCTCGAGATGAGGTGTGCTCTTACTATGACACCCTCATGAACCAAACCTTTCTCCCATCCGGACGCGTCGCCTACTATCCCAAGCACGAATACACTGGCGGGCGGGAGTTCCGTTCCGTCTTGACCGGCAAGTCCTATCAAGTGGGAGAGGGGACCCGCATTGTGGATGCCACCTACATGAAAGTCACGGTCCCTTCGATGCGCAAGCCTCCCTACGAAGTTGCCGAAGACGTGCAGCTCGTCACGCCCAACGACATGCCGAGAGCGGAGCGACCCCATGCCAACTACACCGTGATAGGAGCTGGCAAGACGGGGATCGATGCCTGTCTCTGGCTGCTCGCCAACGACATCGACCCGGACCGCATTACCTGGGTCATGCCGCGGGACTCATTCTACCTGGAACGCGGAAACCTTCAACCGGGGGcccagttcgccgagaaACGCCACGCCAGCATGGGCGCCACTTTTGCATCCATCCATGCTGCTTCATCGGTCGACGAATTGCTGAAGTGTCTCGTGGCCTGCGGGCACCTGCTCCAGCTGGACGACAACGTCTGGCCTACCATGTACCACTGCGCCACGGTTTCGCTGGCCGAGTTGGAGCAGCTGAGGAAGATCAAGAACATCATCCGGAAGGGCCGCATCCTCCGCGTCGGTGGGGATGAGGTGCTGCTCCAGCACGGCAGTTACGCGCCCGACCCCGATTCTCTCTTCATCGACTGCTCTGCCAACGGACTCGCGAAGCTCCCCGCTACAGCCGTCTTCCAGGACGACAAGATCAGGCTCCAGTCCGTCCGCCAGTGCCAGCAAGTCTTCAgcgccgccttcatcgcGCACGTCGAGGCCAcgtacggcgacgacgagaccaagAACAAGCTCTGCCGGCCCATCCCGCACCCAAACGAGCCCGCGGACTTTGCCCTTACAAACTTGCAAACGTCTCTGAACGGACTGTACTGGAACTCACACCCGAAAACAGCGTCGTGGCTGATGCAGTCTCGTCTGGATCTCTTCCACCACTTCCTGCCGCCTCTCCCCGAGGATCAAGGTGAGGCGCAAGTCATCCTCGAGGGTTTCAAGAGTCGGAACGAAGCAGTGTGCGCGAAGTTGAGGGCTCTCCTAAAGAATACACCTCAGGGAGACGCTGCTGCGAGGTTTGAGGCACTCCTTGGCTGAGCTCAAAGTACTAGAGGCAGCAGACAGTGTTTTGGAGATACACAAAGTCGGCTTGATTGGAAGACCAAAGGCTGATTGATAGAGGGCATTCATGTTCCGTTCCTgtttttccctttctcttttcctcttctttttcttaagCTAGAAGTCACAATTCATTTGTTCGCATATCCTATCTATCGCAAGGACTTGTCAGGGGAAGTCCACTGTAGCAATGACAAAATGACCAGAGCTAAGTTTCTGGGCCTTGGAGCCCGAGGATGATCAGTAACCCGGGCcgacccatccatccctACTCATCGCAACGTGGTCAAGCGCTAGAAACTTTCGTCGTTAATTAATAATAACGAAGGTTAAGGGCTGCAAGTAGGCTCATGTTTGATACAAAGCTATCCCAGTAGAGTAAACCCAACGCACCAATCGGCGCGGAAGCAGGCTTTCACATCTCGTCTCAGCTGACTTCACTGCCCGGAGGTTTGACAGCACACCGGTATCGGTGGCTCAGCAGTAAGCTGTAAACGGAGACTTCCAGCGAAGGCCTCTTAAGTCAAGTTTTCATGCTTTACGTCTTCCCTGTTGCACACGTCTAGGCGTGTAGAACGTTGCAAGACTGATGCATATCACTCCATGGCTGCCGGTATGAGCCTTTCCGTCTCAACAGACGCCAAAACCTTGAAGGAAATCGCCGAGACCTTTACCAAGGTTACCGGCAATAAGGCCGCTCACCAAGATGTGCCTTTCGAGGAGTACGCAAAGATGGCCGAACCCTACCTGGGTGCCTATGTCAAATGGTCCTTTGGCCCAGACGCTCCTTGCGACGACTCGGTTATGACCTGGTCTGCAaacttctcggcctcgtggAACTACTGG containing:
- a CDS encoding Putative glycoside hydrolase family 16, concanavalin A-like lectin/glucanase domain superfamily, with the translated sequence MGWKDHLKRLKNEVEQLIAEPGSQSSQQSQAPPSQQQQQQQYQQYAQPPPPPPQQQPMGGQPGHVYWQPQFRPDVPVTQDWDGKIGNGTDGWGNQELQHYTAEQQNVFYTPDGKLVLRALANSSCPNHEQKYTSARLVSRQTLARDQGVLTAVILSPCAEGIWPAFWLLPQEPFAWPTDGEVDIAETWNGDCENHSCLHWGQHHEPDKHRVLGTKIPDMQYRPVRYDLAWVQPGGQPGQGRMIWYIDGRPVMKGDIPAGTRPMRDMTILLNVAMGGNVCGGKTPRDGYYDMVVHQLFMASEPEYGGWQRFENDWAHTQLGNTY
- a CDS encoding Putative FAD/NAD(P)-binding domain superfamily; the protein is MAETINPDYLVIGAGAMGMAFVDTLLTDSQKTVAIVDRYARPSGHWTVAYPYVRLHQPSSCYGVNSKHLGQDRIDQVGWNEGLVELASRDEVCSYYDTLMNQTFLPSGRVAYYPKHEYTGGREFRSVLTGKSYQVGEGTRIVDATYMKVTVPSMRKPPYEVAEDVQLVTPNDMPRAERPHANYTVIGAGKTGIDACLWLLANDIDPDRITWVMPRDSFYLERGNLQPGAQFAEKRHASMGATFASIHAASSVDELLKCLVACGHLLQLDDNVWPTMYHCATVSLAELEQLRKIKNIIRKGRILRVGGDEVLLQHGSYAPDPDSLFIDCSANGLAKLPATAVFQDDKIRLQSVRQCQQVFSAAFIAHVEATYGDDETKNKLCRPIPHPNEPADFALTNLQTSLNGLYWNSHPKTASWLMQSRLDLFHHFLPPLPEDQGEAQVILEGFKSRNEAVCAKLRALLKNTPQGDAAARFEALLG
- a CDS encoding Putative NAD(P)-binding domain superfamily, which codes for MAAGMSLSVSTDAKTLKEIAETFTKVTGNKAAHQDVPFEEYAKMAEPYLGAYVKWSFGPDAPCDDSVMTWSANFSASWNYWGEGKHTRGYRTSRSHSLRAYQEPRGVDEAKQVRRQAQACAEDE